Genomic segment of Sarcophilus harrisii chromosome 4, mSarHar1.11, whole genome shotgun sequence:
ATATATTTCCTGATTAGAACAATTAAAACTTCGCTTTGATCTTCCCGGTGGTATCCCGTTCTGCGACGATCGCCTTATCCGAACCATCACCATTTTATTCCTACCATCAGCCTCCGAGAGAAGGCTAAGACAGCCAAGAAATTACTGGTACACCTTACCATTTActgctttaaaaaatagacaaTAGCGCGGCCTCCTGTCTGTGACCCTTGCCGCCGCCCAGCGGAGACAGGAGACGTTGCACCCGATTCCCATACATAGCTTTGTCAACAACTACACACTGATAAACCTTCGAATTAAATATGTATAGGGATAAACACCAGTTCCAAGCCCCATCATAGAGACAGATGGGCACCCTTCACAGTTCAATTCACGTTTAAAAGCACGATGCTCAAGCCTATGAGCAAAATCCCCAAACCCAGCTGTAGATGAAGGAGGTTACCTAGTGTGTTTGTTAAAATCAGAGGTGCATCGAAGAAACAAAGAATGGTGCAGAGGATGGAGGTGCCAGAGTAAATTTCTTAAGTAAGGAGATGGAAGGCTGAATGGGTTCGAAGGTATTCCGGGATATCGAGAGCCTCAGAGCTtcccaaggggaaaaaagtccCTCTTTCTTAACCAGATTGTTGAAATAACTTATCTATATTGTGAATTCAAAGCTTTCGGGAAAGTCTCAGAGAAGACAAATTTGTGACAAACTGTCGGGAAGAAGGAGATGAAAATTTCAGACATTTAAAGTGAGGTGATTCTCTGGCTAGATACAGCCCAGTAAGAAAAAtcgcctcattttcctcaatttgcCTACAGTGTGTAAATCTGGAGAGTtttgctcttttctctttttaaatatatatatatttaaagaaaccaGACGATAAGTATGCATATGTACTATATTGGAAATCATAGCATATATGAAAGACGACACTCTACGATAAAGTAAGAGGAAACAGTGCGAGATTGAAAGAAGTTAGTCCAAAGTAAGGaaactttctcaatttttctttattagccGCTTTGCCCCATGATTTGATGCTctgatcttcttttcttcttcggCCGCCTCCCCACACAATCGTCAAATCGCCCTGTGGTGGCCAGGAAGACTAAGTACAGAAATCAGGCTAGTGTTTCCCTCTCTTCTAGCTGCTCGAGAAAAGGTGGgtttctttaaaatagattttaaaaggcTCGCTCTATTTTCTTaaccttttccttaaaaaaatattgtcttaAGGCCTTATACCTTCTGCTAGGTGAAACCACCACCAGGATGAGATTGAACTGAAAGTCTTCATAAAAAAtatccccccccctccccaatccttccttttccccaatctccctcattctctctttttaaaagactTCCTTATCCGTGGGATCAAATTTCCGTTTCCTCTGCCAATGTTGTGAAATATTACAAGTCAAAACCTTTCTAACCACACAACACAAGCTGTGCCATGGGCGGTGTTCGCTGCTCAGTCATTTCAGGCgtctgaacaaaacaaaaacaagtttaaatgaattatttataaaGGATAGAGAATAATTGATTTGTGCTGTGCCATCAGTCCCcgatttttaatttatggaattctTCCGCTTCCCTCAATCCCCAACTCGCTACAAAAGGGGTCCGCCTCTATTTGGAACTTGGGTGTACTGTGAGTAAAAAACACCTCCTCGGAATGCTGACGGATGATGTCAGAAGAACAAGAGTCCGAATCGatccttggaaggaaaaaaaaagaaaaggttaagaTTCCACCAATGACCTTGTGCAACCTCACCGTTCCCCTCCCGGTGGcagattttcttcaatttaataaGAGTATGGATGAAGAAGTAAAGTGAGTCTTCGGGAACCCTCCCTAGAAAGTCCCCGATTACCCCCCTTCCATACCCCTGCCTGCCTGCCGACTTAGCATGAATTTCCGGATGGAATAATGAGACTTTAGGGGGAAAATACCCACCTTTCCTTCCAGGGCGCCTTAAGGGAAAATGAGAGCAGACCCTAGGTTTCTGATGTGCAGCTGAGAGAGGCAGAGGGCCGCAGACAGACGGGGTGAGCCGGAAGACGgattttcctcctttctgtcaccaCTTCAAAGACTCAGGTCCCCTTAAACACCTGCCTCCCAAAAGGATTTTcctggacctgaagtcaaaatCTCCTTTGCTTCCCTTTCAGTACGTGATAAACTAGAACCTTCCTTCGGTCCAACCCGATTTTTTAGCCTTGAAAATATCCTTCCTTTACCACTATTGAGGAACATGTATCTCAACCTCCAAATTCTCCTTCCATTAGAACCTCCTAAATATCTGATAATGAGGTTTTTTTCCGGTTTTTATAACCTCTTACCTATCCTTCCTGTCTGTACCCCCTTTCTCCAGAGAGAACCCGAACGGTAATAATGATGATGCTAATAAATAACTGCTTGCCTTTCTATACAATCTCCAGGCTGCACTGCTTGCCAGTGTGTCAATTGTCAATTATAGTActtttcttggagaagatagGAGGGTGCTTCCCCCCCTCCTCTCCAAGTGTATTATGGGCGGATACAGAACAAGCGGAGTGTCTATCcggaccatttcatttttgaattaaTCGATCTTAAAACATACAGGTACCCAGGTCAGCTACTCGGCCATCTTCAAAGCCACCCTCTGGGAATTGCCTCTGTCAACAACCAGTCCCCGAGCTTCAACCCATCCCTTCAAACGCtttaattgtcattttattagcGGAGACACATATTCTGCACCTCGCCACAGAAACGATGCCAGGAACACGGTTTACCTTAGACTCATAGGGTCCTTAAAATGGTAATTCGGAGTAAAATGTAACTCAAAGAACTTTGAATCATTCATTAGCACCTTATAATTACTCTGCTAATTAGGTTGACACGGTACTTAATCAGGAGTAATACGCCGTCTTGTCAGTGGCACTTCCCATTACTCTGACATTCAACAAGAGACAGGTTGGAGTCGTCCTGGAAAAATTAATACAAGTTGATACCCTCCAAAGAACTAGTAGAATAATTTCCCGAGTCCCAGGCGGATCAACTGTAACTATTCCAATTGCGACCGAGCGGCCAGCCCCGGAGAAGCCTGGGAGAGAACGAGGAGAAAGGGAGCAGGAGGGTGGTGGTGATGGACTTGGGAGCTaaaagtggggggtgggggtgggctgGTGAAGAAGGCGGGTAAAGAGTATGTTCCCGAGTTTCGAAGAGCGTCGGGAAGAAGAGGTAGCAAAACCCAGGCAGCTCTAATTGAGCCTGTTAGCCGCTCGCCCCGCGGTTAGTTATTCCTCACTTGGGAGAAGCCTTGTGAATCCAGTTCTCTTGCTATTTTGCCTTGACCGGAGACCAGTCCGGTCAGACTTTCTGGCTTGGGCTCCTGGGTTCCTGACCTGATCTAATCCGTGCCTTTTCACTTCCCCTTCTCCCGGGGAGGCATCTTTCGAAGCTCTACTCTCTTCTCGACATCCCTGCAAAACACCCATCAGCCCACCTTGGCTTGGCGGGAGACGTGGCTCGTTAGAGGCTTAACCAGATCCCAGAACCGCACTGGCTCTCCCAGCAGAAGGCACAAAGGGTCGGACGCTCTGAAGTTACACGcttccaaatttatttccttcGACTCTCCCCCTTTTTCTGCTCTAAGCTCCTTTATTACTATGGCAGGAGCAGACTTTAAGAAGCCATTTTCATAGGCTTTGTAAGAATTTATATGCAATtacatccccttcccttccccctccaatCTTACcctgtaagaaaaataaattgtcactaactccttccttcattctgtccttccttccttctctccttccttttcttcccttcttcttcccttttctccttccttccttccttccttccttccttccttccttccttccttccttccttcctttttctttctttctttctttctttctttctttctttctttctttctttctttctttctttctttctttctttctttctttctttctttctttctttctttctttctttctctcctttcctttttttctttctttccctcctttcctttttttctttctcccccctcccctctctttctctgttctttccttcCCACGTTATTGTTATGATAGGGATTACTGTTAGAATAGGTGTTTGGTTCTAGGGTTGCAGGAAAGAAGGGTCCTGGGGATTCTAAAAAGAGCAGCCAGGACTGTATCTTCAGAACTGACAAGGTCCGCTAGCCGAGCTGCCATTGGCTCCTGGCACGTTGGCGTCTGTCTCTTCTGCCTGAGCCACCAATGGGGGCTGCGGGACGGCCGCGATGTCGCAATAAAGGGGGTGAGAATAAAACACGGAGGGGGGAAAGCGGCGGCAATGGCCGTGACGTCACGGGAGAGAGTCATTGGAGCCCAAGAGGAGCCGGATTACAAGGGAAGGAGCCAGGCAGTGGCCAGAGTCCGCCCCGCGCtgcgcctcctcctcctcctcctcctcttcctcctcctcttcctcctcctcctcctcttcctcctcttcctcctcctcctgctgcagCTGCCGAAGCACAACTTTCCCAGAAAGTTCAATAACTCGGCACCAGAGCGGCGGAGCCCCGCGGCCGGGCCACCTCGCGCCTCCTTGCAGCCGTGGAGCTCAGCTGGCTGCCCCTTCCTACCGCTGCCGCAGCCCCACCTTGCGCTGCCCGCCTCCGCCGCCTCCGCCGCCGCCTCCACCCAGTGCCCTGCAGCAGCCCCGGGCAGCGgcgacggcggcggcggcggcggcggcagctaGGTCCTCTGGCCTCGACACACCCGCCGTGGCTCTCACTGAACCGCACGGCCAACGCCACGTGCGCGAGCAGTGTTGAAATCGCGTCTCCGCTTCCTCTGTATCATTTTTTGtaactttccttccctcctttttttttttccttccctatcctcttaaaaaaaaaaaaaagttgtgtccAAAAGCTTCCACTGATCgtccactccccacccccaccccacccacaACTCcagtttcccttcccttcccttcctcccagactttttctttttcttaaaaggcACGGATAATTGTGCATTTTATCAGACCATCGTTATTATCGTTAAAGTCCTCGCTTTATTGCTCTGACCCGGGGCGGCCGTTGCCCCCTCTTCGAGCGTCGCCCGGCGGATGGAGACGAGCCCCATGTAGAAATGACAGCCATGGAAGGGGCGAGCGGGTCTAGTTTTGGAATAGACACGATTCTGTCCAGCGCCAGCTCGGGCAGCCCGGGTGTGATGAACGGAGATTTTCGCCAGCACGTCGATGGCCGGAGCACGGATTTTCGGAGCCAGGCCACCCCGTCCCCCTGTTCGGAGATTGATACCGTAGGCACTGCGCCTTCGTCTCCCATCTCCGTCACCCTGGAGCACTCGGAACCCCACCTGGTCCAGGACGGCATCCAGCACCATCACCACCTCCATCACgggcagccgccgccgccgccgccgcctcaaCAGCCGCCGCCGCAGCCGACCCAAAGTTTGCAGCCTTCTCCtccgcagccgccgccgccgccgccaccgtcGCAGCCCCAGCAGCAGCCCCAGCCCCCGCAGCTGGGCTCGGCCGCTTCGGCCCCCAGGACTTCCAcgtcttcttttttaattaaagacaTTCTGGGCGACAGCAAACCGCTGGCCGCTTGTGCACCGTACAGCACCAGCGTCTCCTCTCCCCATCATACCCCGAAACAAGAGGGGAACGCAGCCAACGAGAGCTTCAGGCCAAAACTCGAGCAAGAAGACAGCAAGACCAAACTCGACAAGCGCGATGATGTTCAGAACGACGTCAAATGCCACGGTGAGTCCGAGTCTTCCGGGGCCCTCCAGCACGCGCCCAGGCTCCTTCTCCCCCGGTGTCTTTTGCTCTTCtagctcttccttttctttcttctcccccggCTTTCTTCGAATCCTTTGCGATTGGGTTTGATccgctgtttgtttgtttgggttttgtttgtttgtttttttttttggcgttCGCTGGAGTCGCCAAGTGTCACTTCCCAAGGAGTTGGTGGTCTGAGCTTCCCTTCGGGGTTGTTCTTTTGGGTATCTGTCTAAAGTTTCATGCAGCGCTACATTTACAATTTCAACGTTGTCCTTCactccatctccttttctctttttattcactaAATTgaacctttccttccttccttccttccttccttccttccttccttccttccttccttccttccttccttccttccttccttctttctttctttctttctttccttcctttcttatgaCTTTCTCCTTACATCTTTTTATCTCCCTCAACCTCCCCcccaacaacagcaacaacaacactTTCAGGGGTACAGCTATAATTTTGTAGTTGAGATCTTGGGggcagaggagggggagagagattgTGCTTGTGTGTGGAGAAAATTAGACCTAAAGTGTGTTGTGTCTGAGAGTGCGTTTGCAACCtggtgtttattttttaaaatgcaaatgcctttcattttcttccatgttttctAAACACCAATCATGGGGATTTAGCAGCACTTACTTAATATGAGAAATTTTCAACTTGATTTGGAAGGGGCAACTTTTGGGGGAGATTATGATTGGTATTATTTTAAGAGATTGTTCTCTCCTTGAATCTCTTAAACACGAGCACACAGATACTTTGGTTTTGCTACTGCAAGTCAGCATCacggaattttttttttattattattattacttaaaagCAATTGAGAGCTGACGTTAAAATTAAACTACAactttaataacaataacaacaaatacaaCACTAACACCCACAACATCCGAGGGATGGATTTTGTgtatgaaaacaaaagatcaataaaaaaaataaaccctttctctttaaatgttgaacaaaaaccaaaacaatctccttctctctctccgtGGGGTTTGCATGGGGAGACAGTTTCCACTGTTCTGGGAGaggatatatattttattggtgttctggttattattttaaaaatctttcccgTCTTCGGAAAGGCTGAGCAGTAACTAACTGGGAGACTGGGATATGAGACATTCATTTTGCTATTTTAACATTAGCATAATAGTGCCCAAAACAGATGTACAGTCTGGTCTGGCGATTTTTTGTGCACCAACCTCCCCAGTGGGTCAATTAGAGAGATTATTGTTCTTCCTGCAGGGAAGATCAAGGAGCGCTGCAAAAACTGGTACAAACAGAGATGGATTGACATATCGATTTCCCAGCatttcaggaaaggaaaaaaaaaaaaaaacccacaaagttGACAAATAGAATCCGGAAATCTTAGCGCTGTCACCTGGACGTGCTCAGCTATTGGGAGCTCTACTTGGTGTCCGGCTGACATATTATTTCTGAAACATTCAGAGATATGATGAGAGCAGTCGCtaagtgttgttgttgttactatgtcATTATTATTGATACTACAACATCTCAAGTGCcttgaaaaggatgaaaaaaaaaaaaaaaacaacaaacttcaCCAGCTACCCGCAAACAAAATGGCCAGGGCCCCTTTCTTCCTGAAATCCATTCATCCGTTGGGGGGAAAAACGCAAGAAACcgaaattcagaaaaaagaaaccGTTATTCGATTATTacttgaagagaaagagaaaatatccctctttcctccccttagAACGATATTTTCCCATGTATATTTTCGAAAATGTGGGAATCTTTTCTCAGGAGTAGGCCCTCTCACCCAAAAAGTCATTACTTAGGtggaaaaaaattctctctacGCTGTGGAAAAACTGAAGTCGGAGCCGATCCCAAGGGGTTGGGGTCATTGATGCTCAGCCCCCTGAGATCTGTCTGCGAGGGGTTCTTTGGGGCCGGGTGTGCGAAAGAAAAAGACTTCGGTTTTCCCTCTTAGCTCTTAACTGTGGCTATGAATGGTTTTTCCTCGTAGGAACAAAGGAAGAAGGCGACCGGGAGATTACAAGTAGCCGGGAGAGTCCCCCAGTCAGGGCTAAGAAACCTCGGAAAGCGAGAACGGCCTTCTCAGACCACCAGCTTAATCAGCTGGAGCGGAGTTTCGAGCGGCAGAAGTATTTGAGTGTGCAGGATCGCATGGACCTCGCCGCCGCTCTCAACCTCACTGACACCCAGGTTAAGACCTGGTATCAGAACCGGAGGTAAGGGAGGCCCGACCCAGGAAAACCGAAGCGGGCAGAGGGGAGTAGCGTGGGGAAGCCAGAGGGAATGGGAGCCAGCTTCTCTTGTGAAAGCCTGTGACGTTCAGAAGCCTGTCATCTCCCCTTGACCTGGATCTCTCAGTTCCACAGGCCACCCCTCCCAGGCTGTGGGACAGGTGGGACCAATTCCTCacctccattttcttcccttctcagcAGTagtagagtgtgtgtgtgtgtgtgtgtgtgtgtgtgtgtgtgtgtgtgtgtgtgttttgagtGAGTGCTTAGAGAGCAAAGGGAAGAAACGGCCCATTTTGGGTATAAAACACCCACCCAACTCCATTATGATAATTAAGAACCTTCCTTGaattgtttaaaatgaaaaagttgattCTTCTTGACTGAGGTTTACTTCCCCAAACAAAGAAATAGACTTAGGAGCATTCCCCGCTCTACTCCCCACAATCAAAGTATCTAAGGTTTCTGTAATGGTGAACCCTTAGAAGTGACAGTGTATATATATCAGACACGTGAATAAATATCTATGACACAGGTGtctttgtataattatatatacattgtgTATCTCCATATCTATGAACACGGAGGTGTGTATCTATTACACCTTGATACCTTTTTGTTCTCTCTTAGCTCCCCCCCCCTTCATCTCTGTGCTTCCCATATCAATGACTTGTTCCCCCTTCCCCATGTGAAACTCCCTCTgttagaggagggaagaaggaagattaCAAAGAGCAAATTTATATCAGTGGATAGTAAAATCCCAAATGTTTTTGAGGGACAGACTCCTCATCTCACTAGAAGTATACAGTCAAAGTAATCAGTCCATCCATATTCTCTCTGGCTCATGGGCAGGAAGAATTATTTCATAGGGCAAATGGCTAAGGGACCAGAGGCAGTGTTTACCCTCTCTGTGTTGAAGTGACAAGCCGTCCAAGGACACCCAAAGCCTGGGCATGTTAATTGACTTAGAAAAAGCCAGTCTTGGTGATCATTATGCTGTCTCAAGTGTATGAGTGACTGTTCAGAAAAAGGTGGGGGAAACAAAGTCtctgttattattgttaactGCAATAGTGTTGCTCGTTAGAGAGAGCTTGAAGCACAGACTGGGGTGTGGGCTGTGGATTTACATGAAGGGGAATTGGCTCTGTCTCCGTTTGtatatctctatctctgcctctgtctctgtgtgtctcctgACTCCATCTGCATCTGCAGCTGTGTCTCTATCTTTACCTCTCTCTCTGCCTTGATCTCGGTGAGTTATGTCTCTGGTTTGTATTCTAATCATCTAGAAAGTGAGACAGGGGAACTGCGTCCAGTTGTTATCTTTGCCATAATTTTCTGTCTCATTACATACGGTTTCAGCCACCCTAATTCTGTCGGAAAACATTAGTGTCATTTGGAGCCAATCTAAACAGGCGCCATGTTTATTAATTTGGCTGGAATTGCTGAGTATGGGTCTACCAGCTCTGCATTTACAAGgcatttgaataaaaaaaaaaaagacgtctcttctcttctcttctcttctcttcagttctcttctcttctcttctcttctcttctcttctcttctcttcagttctcttctcttctcttctcttcagttctcttctcttctcttctcttctcttctcttctcttctcttctcttctcttctcttctcttctcttctcttctcttctcttctcttctcttctcttctctttccttctcatgGGGAGTCCTCTGGGggtggaaggaaaagaagagggagggaaagaatctgATCACagtttttaattgttattttcttcccGAGGGGGAAAATATGTCGAGGTGGGCTTTTCTGAATGGCCCAGAAGTGTTATGCCCTTGGGAACAGCCCCCCTCAAACGAATCCCCATTTTTGAAACCTCTCTGCCTTCCCCACGCTCCAGCCCTCTCCTGCTGCAGGGTCCTGCATGATGAGATGTGGCTGCGCAgcctggggtggggtgggggggctaAGATGGGctgagagatgaggagggagggtTTCCAGTCTTGGCGTCCCTTTGTTTGCAGTCCCCTCTGCTCTCTCAGCCAGGCTCTTGGAGTGAGGGAACTGGGAGCTGGGGTAgggtgtggtggtggtggttctGGTGTTGGTCTGACTTCAGCTGTCCTATTTGGGGCAAAGAGCTCAGGGGTTTGGGTCCTTCAGGTATGGAACGGAAGGGGTGAAAGGGGAGGCCGAGCAGCAGGATGGGAAGTCGTGTTTGAGTAGGACAAGGGTGCTAGCGTTAGCAgaaaaaattcttgattttaCGGGATCCGGGatcctcttgtgggactgtggagTTTGGCTTTTGGCAAATTTCTGAGAGCAAACTAAAACAGGAACCGAGGCTTTCATCAgagaggacagagaaagaaagaaaaacttgagaGACATCCCGGTTTGGGTTTATTaaataatcatgaaaataataataacaataatagcgcTGCTAAACTTCTCAGCTCGAGTTGTTGGAAGACACAAACAAGATCTGGGAAAGGGTGATTTTTAAGGGCCCTTTCCGTCCTAATCCCGTCCTCCCCACCGCCCATCCCCCGGGAGGAAGAAGCGGGCAAGACCAGGAGAGGGGCTTCGGCGCACACAGACACACGCATGTGTTTTTGTGTTCGGTTTCTTGCAGGACGAAATGGAAGAGGCAGACCGCCGTGGGCCTTGAGTTGCTGGCGGAGGCCGGGAATTACTCTGCTCTTCAGAGGATGTTTCCGTCCCCTTACTTCTACCACCCGAGCCTGCTAGGCAGCATGGACAGCACCACGgccgcggccgccgccgccgccatgtACAGCAGCATGTACCGGACTCCTCCCGCTCCCCACCCGCAGCTCCAGCGGCCCCTTGTGCCCCGGGTTCTGATCCACGGCCTAGGGCCGGGGGGCCAGCCGGCTCTCAACCCTTTGTCCAACCCGATCCCGGGGACCCCTCACCCCCGGTGAAGAACGACCCTGCTGTCCCTGTCCGCCTAGCTCCCCCGGACCCCTCCCTTGCCCTTTCCTGCCCTCCCCAGCGCCAGGCAACTACCTGCCTTTCGCAGCGGACACAAAGAGgcggaggaagaagaagaggaagctaACAAGTGggtgtgggggtgggggttgTAAAAAGTTGAGCAGGGTCAGGGCGTCTGCCgcccccccttctctccccattcccccccttccctcccaggCCAAAAGCCGGGGACGCTTCCCCTCAGAGCAATGGGACTCTTGGAACAAGATAACAAACCTGAACCCACGCAGGGTGTAACTTGTAAGTGGAATTAATGACTACAAAGGCAAAACTTCAAGTtcttggggaaaaggggggggtgGTATGGGGTGGTTTGGAGAACCACGGAGgcctagagacagaaagagaaggctGAGACTCACAGAGAGAGAGGCGCGGTGGCAAAGGATCCCAGAGAACTTGGCGCCTGCCCCTAGAGAAAAGAGGAGGGTAAACTGAGAACTTTGCACTGTTTTCTCatgaccttttttcttttggaaaagtgGCATGCTCCAAACTATTAAAGATGTACATTGGAAAGACTGAGTGATCAGtgatatatcatatttattatatgttgtCCAAAAAGATTCACTTATATACGTTAGTAAATACAtgatttccccctttctttccatgtcttttgggttccgtaaaaaaaaaaaaaaaaaataaatgcttagatgaaaaaatatagattttttgtgattgaagattttaaaaaataaagtttatcttttttttaaacaagtgttGAAATCCAAGGAAGCTAATTTTACTAAAGTGAGATTACtgacaatgaaaaaacaaacaaacaaaaaccaaaacgaAACTTGGTTAACAGTCCTTTCTCCCCGTCAGAATTTTAGGTTATTATAAAATCTGTAAACACTTGTGATTGATTTCTATAAAAAACAGATACTTTTTCCAGCCCTTTCATAGCCGTCATTTGAAGTGTTCTATTACCTTTTTTGGGGAGTGGGTGGGAGTTGTTaagtttgttgtttgttgttgttgttttgaaggGATGTGTTTGAGAGCAAACAGTATCAGTGAGAGGGTGATTGGCCG
This window contains:
- the BARHL2 gene encoding barH-like 2 homeobox protein, with the protein product MTAMEGASGSSFGIDTILSSASSGSPGVMNGDFRQHVDGRSTDFRSQATPSPCSEIDTVGTAPSSPISVTLEHSEPHLVQDGIQHHHHLHHGQPPPPPPPQQPPPQPTQSLQPSPPQPPPPPPPSQPQQQPQPPQLGSAASAPRTSTSSFLIKDILGDSKPLAACAPYSTSVSSPHHTPKQEGNAANESFRPKLEQEDSKTKLDKRDDVQNDVKCHGTKEEGDREITSSRESPPVRAKKPRKARTAFSDHQLNQLERSFERQKYLSVQDRMDLAAALNLTDTQVKTWYQNRRTKWKRQTAVGLELLAEAGNYSALQRMFPSPYFYHPSLLGSMDSTTAAAAAAAMYSSMYRTPPAPHPQLQRPLVPRVLIHGLGPGGQPALNPLSNPIPGTPHPR